The DNA sequence GCGTTGGTCTTTGACCTCGGGTAACCCGATTACAGTGGAGGTGATTGCGCCAATGATCTTCACTCTCGACTTTGAGGCCGTCTCGGCGGACGAGAAGATTGCCTTGGCCAGCAAAACCTGTGGTGATCTGGGCAAAGAAATTATCAATCATCGCAATGAGGATCCGACCCGCTCCTTGAGGCCGGTGCCAAGTTTTATCGCCACTCGAAAGCTGATTCGGGCGGGTGAATCAAATAGCGATGCATTTGACAACGCAGGCCTGTTGAGCCGAGTTGAACTTGGTGAGAGGTTCGAGTTGGCGCTACCTCTGCTGACCAAGCGCTGTATTGAGTCTCCTCAGTCGGCTTATGCGGACTTTCTTCCGGGAGATGTGCGTCGATTGTTGTACTAAGCAGTTTTGTGTTTGCGAAGTTATGCCATGCCGAGTCGTAATGTCGAAGCGCGGTTAAAGCGCTGCCAAAGGTCTGATAGCTACAAAGGCGCCAGATAGGACTCAGCCCACAGCTATATGGGAATCGTTCCCCTTAGCTTATTCGAAGTCGGACCTTAACATCTCTCGCTCACTCACTGGCACCGACCCAACATCAGCGGGGTGATCGCCGCAGATCGCGAGTATCGAGAATGAGACGATGTGTAGTCGCCTGTTTGACGCTGTTAACAGCCTCCGTTGTCGAGGCTGATTTTAAGATCGTACCCCTGCATATGCCGCTTCCCGATTATCCACGGGTTTTACGTCATCAGGCTCGTGATGGTGTTGTCAGGGCTGGGTTCACCATCCATAACGATGGCTCGGTGAGGGATGTCCAAATTGTTGTTGGTACGCATCCCGCTTTTAACTCTGAGGTTAGAGCCCGCATCGAAAGCTGGCGATTTACACCATGGCCATTGAGTGATGTAAATGTCGAGTCGGTGTCTTTCGATATGCCATTCGCCTTTCAATCCAGGCTCCGCAGGCCTGCGATGACGTCGAGTTCCAGTCGCCAGAAGTTGAGCTGCGGGGAGTTTTTAAAGAAACTGCAGTCGATACAACAGTCGGACTCACGCCCGTCGCTCGGGGAATGGGCGATGTATTTTCCTAAAACAGTTGAGGCGAACTATAAGTTTTTTCAGGGTGGTATTTCTTATAACGAACGGCAGCGAGTAATGGCGACTGATGAGGCGAAATTGCCTGCGCTTGTCGAGAGTTGTCAGAAAAGCCCAGCGTCTGACTATGTCGATTTTTTGAAATCATAGACCCGACAGCCAGTCGTCTCGGCAGGAGAACGTAGCAAAAAACCTGTATTTTCGGTCGATTTCGTATTGCTGAGGCAGTCCGAGCATTTCTGAACTGCGAAATTGCACGGACTTGAACACTCAATTGCATCGGACCTGAACACCCAGTTGCATTCGACTTGCACACCCAGTTGCATTCCCACTGAACAGCAGTTGCGCCACTTGCACACCAGGGGATTGGAAGCGGCCTGGGAGCCTATAGAAAGCGGGGCGGGAGCGTTTTTGTGAGTGATAAGCTAAAAGGAGTACCCTGACAGATGAGACCAATGGGTGGCTTACACTTATTCCAGCTCAGGGAGCCGTTTTTTCAAAACATGCCAATCGAATAAAGCAATCACACATGAAGTCGATAAAAAAACAACCACCCAACATTGTAAAAATATTTCTAGAAGACTCACGAACGGCACGTCGAAAGGTGATCCAGAGATACTTATAAGGGTCAGGAAGAGACTCGCATTATAAATTATGGAAAATAGCGTGGCCAATATTCCGGAACACAGAAAAGTAGTCTCCGCTTGCCCTCGATAATAAAGCCTCCTTGTCTTTTTACGATTACTGATGAGGGCCGCAGCCAGCGTACCGAGCACTGAGGCTAGGATAATATCAAACACATCGTATACCCCCACAAACATGATGGCAAACGTTTCCAGAATAACAAATATACTGATAAATTTTATGTCGTGGCGCATTGTTCATGTAACTCCTTTACTTTGACTAAATTAAATACAACCTCTGAGTCAACCAGCCTTCTGGATTCGAGATTTAGAAAGCGTACGTTGTGTTTACTGCCACGTCCTCACGACTCCGGTCGCCAATCCGGCCGCTCAGCATCGTAGCCCTGGGTTGGGTGCGCTGGCAGCGGATGCTCTTTCATCAGATTGGGAAAGCGAAGATCGGGGTCGGCTTCTAGTTGCTTGTACATACCACGATAAAGCTTGTGTTGAGCCTCATCAGGGGCGTACCACATGGCGTAACTCGGAGAACTCTCTTTGTCGAAGACCCCCTCCATTAACAAGGCAGCACCGTCATGCCCCTGCGAGACTGCAATCTGGTAGTAACGCAGGGCTACGGGGAAGTTATGGGCCACTATTTTGTAGTAGGCCGCCAACTCATAGTTAGCCTGGCCATAGCCTTGTTCGGCAGCGCAACGAGTGTATTGCAAACCCAGTTCATCTTGTTTCGCCACATAGATATACAGCTTGCCCAGTTCGGTCAGCGCCGGCGGGTTGCCCAGGCGTGCCGCCTTGTCGAGGAAGGTAAGTCCGTCAGTGGCCGGGTTTTTAACTCCCGCCCGGTTACCGATCATCGCGCCCATATTGTAGAAACCTTGCGGAATCCCCAAATCGATCATGCGCTGGTACAGGTCCAGGGTTTTCTGGGTGTCTTTTTCCACGCCGCCTGGCCAGCCGGTGCGGTACAGCGCGCCGAGGTTATGCATGGCCCTCCAGTGATCGCGCTCCACCGCTTTGCTGTACAACTCGACGATACGATCCCAGGGCCGCAAGGTGTCCGGCTTGGCCAGGCGGATGGCCTCGCGATACCAGGCATCGGCCTCCGCGTCGAGTGCTGGCAGGTGGTCTTTTTCATGGACGCAGATGAAGGCTTTGGGCTCGGCCATGGCGGGGCCTCCGAAGCTCAGAGATAGGACCAGCACACAGCACCCGAAGAGGCGCATCACCGTCAACGCAGGGCTGCTGGTCGCGGTCGACACCGTGGATATCACCCTCATAACTCCGGTCGCCAATCCGGTCGGTCGGCATCGTAGCCCTGGGTTGGGTGCGCGGGCAGCGGATGTTCTTTCATCAGATTGGGGAAACGAAGGTCAGGGTCGGCCTTGAGTTGATCGTAAAGTCTACTGTAAAGCTTGCGCTGCGCTTCGTCGGGGGCGTACCACATGGCCATATGGGGTGGAGTGTCTTTTTCGAATACCCCCTCAATTAACAAGGCTGCACCGCGATGCCCCTGCGAGACCGCAATCTGGTAGTAACGCAGGGCTACGGGGAAGTTATGGGCCACTATTTTGTAGTAGGCCGCCAACTCATAGTTAGCCTGGCCATAGCCTTGTTCGGCAGCGCAACGAGTGTATCGCAGGCCCAGTTCATCTTGTTTCGCCACATAGATATACAGCTTGCCCAGTTCGGTCAGCGCCGGCGGGTTGCCCAGGCGTGCCGCCTTGTCGAGAAAGGTCAGTCCATCGGTGGCGGGGTTATTAACCCCCGCGCGGTTACCGATCATCGCACCCATATTGTAGAAACCTTGGGGGATCCCCAGATCGATCATGCGCTGGTACAGGTCCAGGGTTTTCTGGGTGTCTTTTTCCACGCCGCCCGGCCAGCCGGTGCGGTACAGCGCGCCGAGGTTATGCATGGCCTTCCAGTGATCGCGCTCCACCGCTTTGCTGTACAACTCGACGATGCGATCCCAGGGCTGCAAGGTGTCCGGCTTCGCCAAACGCGCAGCCTCGCGGTACCAGGCATCGGCCTCCGCGTCGAGCGGTGGCAGGTGGTCTTTTTCATGGGAGCAGATGAAGGGTTTGGGCTCGGCCATGGCGGGGCCTCCGAAGCTTAGGGAAAGGATAAGTAGGCAACATCCGAAGAGGCGCATCAGTCCACCGTGAAGGCGGGGCTGTAGGGCGTGGTGACATCCCAGAAACGCAGCAGGTGTGAGCCCAATGGCTCTCCTGCATTTTGAGCTCGCCAGTTCTCGTCCATTTGTTCATTCCAGAATTCATAATTTTTTGCAGTGTCCTTCCGTAATTTCCCGGCATGCATCCCCCACAGTTTTTCCCGCAAGGGCTTGGCCAGGGTCGGATTGGGCTGAGCAATACCCAGTTCGCTGTCGCTGTGCATGCTGCGAATATTGATATTGGCGGAGCTGAGCAGCGTGTACACGTCGTCGACCAGCAGCAGCTTGGAATGCACGTAGATGTGCTTGTAATGGGCCTTGGCCGGAGGGGCACCCAGCGCGGCTTCGGCTTGCGGGGAAAGACGCTGTGGCGGTGGGCTGCCGGGCGCTGGATCGCTGGTAGCCAAGGTAGCGACCACCACCTTAAGACCTGGCAAGTCAGTCAGTTGATAGGGTTTTTCTTCCTCGCTGGTTTTACTCGCCAATTCCGGGATGTCTTTCGCGTCGAGGCCATCCATGCGTTTTTCCACTTCTGGGGTGACTCCCAGTTTTCGCAGTTCGGCGATTTTCGTTTCCAGACGCGCAACACGGTTGAGCTGACCGCGGCGCACAAAGGGATCGAGATGCAGGTCGTCGTTCAGCCGCTCAAGTTCTTCCTGATGTTCTCGCAGACTGTGCGCCAGGTCGCGCTGTACCTGGGGCATGAGCTGGTCCTGGCCCAACCCCTGGAGCATGGCGTAGGTCGTGGCCGATGCCGTCGACGAGTCTGGGGTATTGGTGACCACAAACAGATACAGGTCACCCGGAACTCCTCGGCTCTTACGGGCCTGACCAATCTTGGCCAGCCGCTTGGCAAAGTCGGGATAGCGGAAGTACTGGTTCTCCATGTAGACGTAGTCCGTGGCATTCCCGATCGCCTTGAGGTAGTGCTCCAGGATCGAGGTCTCGTCATCCTGAGGTTGGGTGCGGCAAATCTGCGCGACACTGTGTGCCCCGCACGTGGCCACCCGGGGCATCGGCAGTGCATTTCGTTCAGCCGCCAGAGAGGTAGGTGAGAACCAACGGTTGTACCAAACCTGTTCCAGGTCCCAGGCTTCGGCGAAGTTTTGGCTCAGGTCGGTGAGTACCGGCCCTTTAACGTGCATGGAGATGTCTTGCCAGGGGCCAAAGCCCGGATCGCGCCCGGCGGCGCGGTCATCGAACAGGTGAGCATCGGTATCCCAGTAGTTACGATGCATATTGTGGCCCATGACGAACGCGTTGGCGCTGACACTGCCGTAGTCGATCAGAACCATTTTCTGGTGATGGCTGGCAAACTGCGTCAGCAACAGCATTTGCCCCACGCTCAAATCGTCGATGCCTTCGGCTCGCAACAACTTGATGAGAATATCGATGCGTCCACGAACCAGGCGAACCTGATCACTATCCATCAGCTGTTGAGGCAACTGGGCGAAGTCGCGGGTCCGAAACTCGACGTTTTTCATTTGAGCGCTGCGCACCGACTTGAACCAGTCACGCGTGTAGATCTGTCCCCACGGGTCCTGCCGAGTGCCGCCGGAGCCGGATAAATGGTTGTAGCCTTGCGATTCATCCTGATTGAGGAAGCGTTCGATATCTGCGTTTTCCGCCTCCAACTGGACAATGCGAGCTTTCCTGCGGACGGCAAGATCGGGCGCATGATCCAGCATTTCCCCTTGCGGGGGACGTTGCTCCGAACGTAGCAATGCGCTCTTTAGAAAGTCGATTTCGTGCAGGTTATCCCTGCGCTGCTTGTCCAGCCGGAAGACCTCGTTATTGGCTGCCGTCCCGCCACCGATACCGGACCCCATGGCGCCGCCGCCAGAGCCACCAATGCCGGCACCGGGAGTGGTGTTTTCCTTCAGGGCGGCCAGCAAATTGCGCCAGACCAGCACCCTGACCTTTACCCCTTTGCCGCCCTTGGCGGCGAGCAGTTCACCAATGCGCAACCCGTCCGGTCGTTTGAAGCGCATCGCTGGGTCGAACCCCCAGGTGATGATGTCGACGCTCTGCTGGGCATTTTCGATCGCCTCATGGACCGCGCTAAACGCCGCTTGTCCATTCACCAGAGGTTCGATCGTCACCCCTGCGCGTGGCGGGAAATAACCCCCATTCGCAAACCAATCCAGGGTCAGATGAACAGTCCCTGACTGCCTGGAATCAACCGTGAGTGACTGTGGGCTGTAGAGGTCTTTCATGCGGATGTTTCCTCCTTATCTGCACTCGGCTGCCAAGCATCTGTCAGGTAAGCCTGCGCTGACGCCTTGGGCTGGTACTGTTCTCTTGATGCCTCATAGGTGCGAAAGCCCTGTTGAGCCAGGCGTTGATCCTGGCTCATCGTGAGTGGGCTATCGTCCAGCGTCATTTTGAAGTGATGCCCGTTGAGCAGTTCGACCGAATAGGACAGGGCACCGGGGACGGCTTCAAAAGCAACACGCCCGTTCGGCCCGGTCAGTCCTTGTTGAATCATCACGTCGTCTGCCAGGAGCCGGTAGGGTTCATTGTCATAGCCTGGTAGTCCGGGGAGAGGGCTGACCATCACGCTCAGCTGGTGGCTGGCGGGCGGCCCGGCTGGCGAACCGTTACCTTCAAGCCGTTCATTCGACGCTCCTGAGAGCAAGGGATTGGCTGCGATCAAGCCCCCGATGGCGGCAGGTAACAACGGATTGGCGGCAACCCCGGTCATGGGGGCGCCGCCCAATTGGATTTCCGTGCTGCTGAAGATGCCCGCGGCGCTGATGACGATATGGTGCCCGCCGGCCTTGAGCGTAATGCTGGCACCGGCATCGAGGATCAGATCGGTACCCGCCTGCAAATGGATCTGCTCACTGGCCTGGGCGACGAATTCCTGCCCCACCGTGAAGTGCAGGCTTTCGTCCACCGTCAGGCTGTCGCGGCCTTCGACCAGCGTGCCGCTGTTGCCCTT is a window from the Pseudomonas sp. LS1212 genome containing:
- a CDS encoding energy transducer TonB → MTLLTASVVEADFKIVPLHMPLPDYPRVLRHQARDGVVRAGFTIHNDGSVRDVQIVVGTHPAFNSEVRARIESWRFTPWPLSDVNVESVSFDMPFAFQSRLRRPAMTSSSSRQKLSCGEFLKKLQSIQQSDSRPSLGEWAMYFPKTVEANYKFFQGGISYNERQRVMATDEAKLPALVESCQKSPASDYVDFLKS
- a CDS encoding tetratricopeptide repeat protein — encoded protein: MRLFGCCVLVLSLSFGGPAMAEPKAFICVHEKDHLPALDAEADAWYREAIRLAKPDTLRPWDRIVELYSKAVERDHWRAMHNLGALYRTGWPGGVEKDTQKTLDLYQRMIDLGIPQGFYNMGAMIGNRAGVKNPATDGLTFLDKAARLGNPPALTELGKLYIYVAKQDELGLQYTRCAAEQGYGQANYELAAYYKIVAHNFPVALRYYQIAVSQGHDGAALLMEGVFDKESSPSYAMWYAPDEAQHKLYRGMYKQLEADPDLRFPNLMKEHPLPAHPTQGYDAERPDWRPES
- a CDS encoding tetratricopeptide repeat protein produces the protein MRLFGCCLLILSLSFGGPAMAEPKPFICSHEKDHLPPLDAEADAWYREAARLAKPDTLQPWDRIVELYSKAVERDHWKAMHNLGALYRTGWPGGVEKDTQKTLDLYQRMIDLGIPQGFYNMGAMIGNRAGVNNPATDGLTFLDKAARLGNPPALTELGKLYIYVAKQDELGLRYTRCAAEQGYGQANYELAAYYKIVAHNFPVALRYYQIAVSQGHRGAALLIEGVFEKDTPPHMAMWYAPDEAQRKLYSRLYDQLKADPDLRFPNLMKEHPLPAHPTQGYDADRPDWRPEL